One Glycine max cultivar Williams 82 chromosome 6, Glycine_max_v4.0, whole genome shotgun sequence DNA segment encodes these proteins:
- the LOC102663786 gene encoding zinc finger protein GIS2-like, which translates to MKNKNNGPQHRAKPYSNPPKQYGNRPNNQRTATMGFTGGSGSKPNTFPTQITCYRCRKPGHISSNCPDKDIIYFNCRKRGHIQRDCPHPKKEQNGGGLNDQAGHPKAMGRVFTLNGTEASKSKDLI; encoded by the coding sequence atgaagaacaaaaataatggACCTCAACATCGGGCAAAGCCGTACTCGAACCCTCCTAAGCAATATGGTAACCGCCCCAACAATCAGAGGACTGCTACAATGGGGTTTACGGGGGGTAGTGGTAGCAAGCCCAATACTTTCCCCACTCAAATCACTTGCTACAGATGTAGAAAGCCAGGGCACATCTCCTCAAATTGTCCAGATAAAGatataatctattttaattGTAGAAAAAGGGGGCATATTCAGAGAGATTGTCCACATCCCAAAAAGGAGCAGAATGGTGGAGGTCTGAATGACCAAGCTGGACATCCGAAGGCCATGGGAAGAGTCTTTACCCTTAATGGTACTGAAGCTTCGAAATCCAAGGATCTGATCTAA